The nucleotide sequence GTGTTGGCTGGTTCTCGTACATGGTTTTAGTCTGTGGCTCCAAAGCTGTGGAAAACCTTGACTCTGGAGCTTTAATCTGCTGACTCTGTGGACCAGTTGAAACGTTTGGGTTTTTTCAAGCTTTTTCAAAATCGTTTTGACATTGTTTGAGCCGCTGATTGGAATGTTGTTGAACTTCACACCACTGAGCTGCAGGTTTGGGCTGAAACGAGGCTGAAGCAGTAGATGAGCCACCCTTTTGATACTCCTCTCCAAAGCTGCTTCTGAGCTTGAGTTTGTCTTTGCATTCATCTGAAATCCAAGTTGTGCTGCTGCAGTGTTTGCCTCTTCAGCACAATTCTGAACAATAATCTTAATAAATGCTCGCTGAAACACAGATAAATATTAGATGGGAAATGCCTCACAGTGCATGCGGTTGATTGATGTGTTTATGTACTGAAAATGGTGGGAGGTCGTAGTGTTGAAgcgtttaatgaaaaaatatcCAATTTAGGTTTTAATATTTGACCCGCTGATTGCTAATCAGAAGCAACTGAGTGAAAATTGGTGCAATTGGTTTCAAGAAAATCTTTTTCTGCTGACGACCACATGACTGCTTCGTTGCTGCTATAGTAAATGTTTGAAGGAATCCATCTTGTAACAGTAACACAAAGACAGCATGGAAATCTCAGTTCAGGAACCCATCCTTTGTTGtggtctgcttttttttttgtttctgcaggtgaaaaATACCTATGCTGCCAGTTTATAGGTAAAAAAAACTAGATTTTTAGAGTCTGCGAATGCATATTTGAGTTGTTGACATATTCAGCTCCATAGATGTAGGTTTTATGAGTTGTTTTGGTTGTAATCGTATGTTAATATTGAATTTAATGAGGATATACCACGTGGTGCATTATTATTCTTGCAATGATGCCAGTCTGTACATATACTTGGCCTCTGACTTCTTGGTTTTTGGTACAAATGATGCTAAACACtatcttcatttaaaaaatgaccTTCTAATACTGAAACGTGATAGACTGGCCTTTCTGGAATTTTTAAGCAACATACAaaagaaaggttttaaaaaacagcttccTGTTTCTGCTGCATGTCCCATCTGTTTCCACTTGCTTGTTGAAGATACAGTCTTGGCCTGGTTTGTTCTTCGATCTTATTGATTCACTGGTATAATAAGGGAGATTGAGATTGGTAATGgcttttcatttcagttcagCTTTTATTGTGTATGAAAGAAATACCAGAAATCTCTTAAGAGACTGGTTACTAGAAAATATGAACTtaacaattacatttatttttccaccaTGCTATGCTCACCTGAAACGTACCCGTTCTGAAATTCCAGGGCCATTCCACACCTTGGGCTTATCAGGACTCCAGCACACCATTAACATGGATGGCAGGGATGAATTCACCGAGGAGGGCGAATGCTGCAACAACAACTTGCAGGAAGTCCAAGGACAGGATAGCCTCACAGGTACGGGATAGAGGGGCCGGATGGACTCAGAGGGGACGTCCTCGGACTGAGGGCTATTAGTGAGAATAAGCCCTCCTCTGTGTTCTGTTGTCTGTCCGTATTGATAGGGCTGTGTTTGCCTCCATAGAAGAAAGCGATAGCGACCCTGACAACCACGGTGAAGACTCGTCCTCCAACACCTCTGCTGACGACCACATGACCGCCAACAGAGCGCAGTGCCGCCTTCAAGGAGCGGGTGTCAAAGTGGTGAGTCTGCCACACTCAGAGGGTAGGCTCTTTTATCctaactgatgtttttaaagtttttgtactcagtttgatttttttcctcatgTCACAGTGTGGTGCGAGTATATAACCTAAAACCTCACAGAGCTCAAAGAATGATAGGAATCTTCCTCGCGTCTCTGGCTAGAAATCTTTTTGAACTATTTGGTTTTAAGCCACAAGAGGTGGTACAATTTGTGCAGGCTGTGAAAGTGATCAACTAAGCAGCCTAAGCTTTGTTTTGCGCGTCGGTTGTCTATGTACAGGAAATGCATGGATCAAATCAGCAATTTTGTAGGCAGACCCTTTCTTTGAGCACCATAAGGTGTGAAGGGTCCGCTATCTACCAATATGTTTTGTTGAGGTACCTTCTGTTTCCAGATGCTCTGTATTTCAGCTTGTGCATCTGTGACAGCATCATGGGACCAATAATGACTCACTGACTTTTGCACATACACTCAACACATCATCCTACACTTTCAAACTGCACTTTCAGTTAGAAAAAAAAGCTTCTAGTGGCCACACAGGCTTATGTTAGTTTCATACAAACAATGCATACCTTTAAATGATTAAAGGTTGAGTTTGATCTCCTACTTCAAACAAATACTTTGTCATGTGGATTTACCTTTACCCACATCGTGACACTGATCCACACTATGCAAATATATACAATTAATGCACAATTAAATCTACTTCCTCAGGAGAGTGACGAGGGGGCTGACCACAGCAGCAACTTTATTTGTCCTCTGTGCACGCTGGACTTCAGCAGCCCTGAGAGACTCATTTCACATGTCTACCAGGTGAGAACCGCATTGTTTCACCAACTATAAAAACACAGGCAACTTTGGAAACTGCTGCTGCATCTTGCATGTTTTCTAAATCAGCGTGTACTCGTCATGTATACACACAGCCTCGGATTTTGGAGTGTATTTTAACTAAAACGGCTTAATAAAGTCGTTCATGGAGGCACTAAGTTCTAACGTTTGAAGGGGTTTAAGCCAGTGTCCTTGCTGAGAAAAATATTGGGTGTATTCTAAAACAGTAGCATTTCTTTTGTGAGtacaaatatgttttcatattttgcttTAATCCTGTTTATGTTACggttatttagttttaaatttgAAGTGACAAAGGTCATAACAATGTTATGTGCCAATACGGTTACATTTACATTaaagttaattaaaataattactttaGGTGTTATTATTAGGGAAACACCAATAATTCGGCCAGACATGGGAACCTGCCCATTTTTTTCCTTGATCGGCTCTGATTGGACCCGATCAGCTGAAAAATCTATGAAATGGATCAAAGCTATAATACTTCTACCAGCCAACAGCATgaacttttttcctttttaaataaaatcatataaGTGTTGAAGACATGCTTTGATGAATGAATGACTATTTCCTtatctttaatttttatgtGGGATTCACATTTGGTCAAATTCAGCTGGTCAGACTTCAGAGAAAAACGGAAATTGGTACtgggattttgttttcagtttcaattGTGAGGcacctttatttaaaaagtaaaaatgtgaaGAAGGACAGCTCCATTACAGGTTTATACCATGAAGAGCGATGTTAAAATATGGATATGAAGACGGCTTCATCTCGCCATAATGGGCTTCATTTAATCCAACCACGATGATACTTTTTATCCATCTGTCTCTTTTCTAAATTTGTAATAGAGAAAACGGGCATTATTTGCCTTTTACAGTTTATCATGGTGAGATTATGTGTTTATCTTTCTTCACTGTCTTTCCCAGCATACAAGCATGATGAGCAACACCAAGAGCTACATGTGCCCGGTGTGTGGGCGAGGCCTGAGTTCTCCCGGCTCTCTTGGACGGCATCTCCTCATCCACTCGGAGGACCGCCTCTCCAACTGCGCCGTCTGTGGTGCACGCTTCACAGACACCAACAACTTTAACAGGTTCATCCCAGCTCCACTGCTGCTCTGCGCATCAGTttcattctgaaaggagctaGATGTTTGTTGCATTGGATACAATGTGATTTATTGCTAAAATAGTTTGAATAACACATTAAACAGTATTTAACGATAATACAACACATCTATTAGCCATCTGCCAAGGCAGcatttttttgtcttcctaTGCTGGTCGTTAAATTCTTACCAGGCATGGATGagatgaagaaataaaatatcgtGGACCAAAAAGTTTCATCAAACTAAATGACATTTAGGTAACGTGTTTCTAGCTGAGCATATTGGAATAAATAAAGAATTGGTTGTCCAATGTAAGATAAACCAGACTGTACAACATGAGGGACGAATAAATTTAGTCCTGCAATGACAGATCCATTGGAAATAAACTTGCATGTTGCTTAGCAACTAccattagcttttttttttttttttttaaccaacccCATCAAGGTCAGAATATACAGAAGAGAGACAGGGAGGGATAAATTATAAAGTAccccaaaaaaataaagttataaaataTTTGAGCTGCTTAACAATTTACAGCTGCCAGACTTCTCTGTAAATTCGGTCCAACTCTCTTTAGATATAGTGGTGTCTGAAACGCTGGTGTTTATGTAGATCATGCTCTCTGGCTCAGAGTGGATCCTCCTCTGGCAGGATTGCCGCTGCGGTCTGGGGACAGAGGTCTTTGTCCACCGCAACAGTGGAGTCCAGACTGCTCATTAATACAGCAAAATCAGAAATTAATCTTAGACAGGTCATAACATGTATACTTTAAAAGCCACGGATTGCCACTCCAAACGGATTAAAATGTGTATAGAATGGCTTTTAAATTACCTGCACCGAACACAGCCTGCTGCACCTGTGCATCTCCACCGTTCAGAATTCGAATCTGTGAATGATCAACACTCCTGGGTGGTTGTGATCACTTTAAGCCACGTCTTAGCATAAATACTAATAGAATATTTTATCTTTACCACTAAAAATCTCTAAAGAAAGGCTTTGATGACAGGGTTACTCTCCTCCGCGTCTCCCTGAAGAACCTAAAATCTGAAATCCATGCTTCCTTTAATGACATATTTCCTCTAAGGGTGGTGGATTTTATCACCGTGTTTCATTGCAAACTCTGTCAAATACTGGGATATTCAGCATGGGTGGTTCTGTctaaatgttgtgtttgcaAACAAAAGTACAGGACTCCTGTcatgtaatttaaagttaacagaaaataaGACTGGCAGAAGTGGGgatgactaaaataaaatgtaggaGATTTTCAGCCAGTCAAGATTGTTTGGCATCCTCCTACTATCAAGCTCCACCTTTAGTTCAGGGTCCATCTAAAAAGTCCTACCTCCTTAGCAGGCCCATCTTCAGGGTAGATTTCTACCCACTTTTGTCAGATTTGGTCCTGTTTCCTATAGTAGAAATGAAGGGCGAAGAAAAACTAgatcaaaaacattttccacagtgGAAACACACATTTAAGGTATAATGCAACTGATTAGAGTGCTAAAGGTGTTTACTTCTGTTCTGTGTAGCTCCAGAAAAACATTTGAGCCGTATGTGAGAAGGCTGCATAATGAGACAGGAATAAGAATTGTGTCGGAGATCTGAAGCAGAGGTCTCACTAATGTTTTTGTCTTATTACAGGGAAAAACTAAAAGATGTCCTCGATACAACCAGGATGGATGTCACTGGTGGAAGGGATTCCTGTTCCATGTCCCAGTCCCTCTCTAGCAGCCCAATGAGCAGCCCGGGTTCCAGCACGCACTCCTGCCATGGACTGGGCCCCAGTCCCAGTTCCTGTCAGGGTCCACATCCGTGTCAGGCTCCTGATCCCACTTCCAACATCTGTCAAACTCATCGTTCCTGTCAGGGCTCCAGCCACATCCCAAATCAGTGTCAAGGGCCCAGACCATGTCACGAGTCAAGCCCTGGATGTGGACCGTGCTCAGGCCCAGGACCATGCACGGGGTCCGACCAAGGACCCTCCTTTTCTTCACTGCCTGATGGACTTCTGTCCGAAGGTCCGTCACTTGCATCTATTCCTGATGCCCTCAACTCCTCCTCTTCAGCCCTTCCTCCCATACCTGACATCCTGAGCCCGATGCCGGTGTATCCCGCCGGAGTCCTGCTGGTGTGCAACAGCTGCGTGGCCTATCAGCAGTTAATGGAGGCCCAGTCACCAATGCGAAAGTGGGCCCTGCGTCGCAAGAACGAGCCCCTGGAGGCTCGCTTGCAGCGCTTGGAGCGCGAGCGCACGGCGAAGAAGAATAAACGTGCATGCGAGACGGACGAGGAGAGGGAGATAAGGAGGCTGCGGGACCGCGAGGCCAAGCGCATGCAGAGGATGCAGGAGACTGAGGAGCAGAGGGCGCGCAGGCTGCAGAGAGACCGGGAAGCCATGCGGTTAAAGAGGGCCAATGAGACACCGGAGAAGAGGCAGGCCCGGCTGGTCCGTGAGAGGGAGGCAAAGCGAATCAAACGTCGGCTGGAGAAGATTGACCCCGCCCTAAGGACACAGATAGAGCATGATCCTGCTGCGATGGCCGCCCTTACAGCGGATATGAGCCTGTTTCAGTTCCCCTGTCCTATGCCTGTTCCTTCCATTGATAATGGTCTCTTCATGAagctgccataactgctggagAAGACCTTCTCTGCTATAAAAACATCCCAAACCTGTGCCATCAAGTTCCCATGATCACAGCGGACCATCCCcgtcttctttttcttccttaTTCATCTGCATTGAAAAGCTTCATACGAGCTTCTTTACTTTAATTTATTATAGTCTATAAAACCTTGGGAACAGGGTTGAGAATGTTTCTTATTCTAAGAGCATGTTGTAAAGAGATTTATCTGTTGTTCAGTGGACTCTCAGATTTAACAGTATGTTCTAGTGGGAGCATTATTATTCTTGCTTCgaagaggaaaaaaactcaTTTGCACATGGATCCTCTGTGAGGGTAGTGGGTACCCTGTAGCTGCAGACCCTACCCTCTCCGGTCCTCCCAGCCCAGCCCAGTAACTCGGACTCGCCGGTAGCTatgcctctctctctctctctttctcttcaaGCTGCTGCCGTGGAACGTTCATGTCCAAACTACTACCTCATCCGGCGCCATGGAGGGGCGCTCTCTGTCCTGTGGCTTACTGCGCTCCAGCTCCAAGCTTCCAAAGCTACACACGTACTATACAAAACTACAGAAGATGCAGGTTGTTTCCCACACTTTGTTTTGATATTCCTCAATATGGCACTTTAATAGGATACAGGCATTCATTTCTGTTAGATAAACTCTGAATGTTGTCCTATTGACCATGCCCAGTGTTGAAAAGCATTCCTGTCGTCATTATCTTGATTTTTCTACTTTCTTTTAAAACTctgtaatttattgtttttctttctgttatgGAGCCTTTCCTGGCTCATAAAACTCAGTCTCTGCTGCTGTTATTGTACTGTACATTACATTATTTACCTCTGATATATTCTGGGCTCATTACattgaaaaaaaatcccaatatgTTACCTGTTGACCTCAGAATTTGTCACACTACTTGAATTCTGTCTGCAAAGATCCATTTGTGTTTATGCTAATGAGTAGACAGCTACATGTTGCCGTTAGCATTGTACAGAAAATCATGCTTAATTTTAACCTGTTTTGTGCAATTTCTGTAGCATTCACGTTTTTTGTGAGCCTGCAGTACTTTTATGTTCGGTTATTATTACcacttaaatatgtttttataatccCAAGTCTGGACAAAGAAATGATCGAGTCACATAAGAGGTGAAAATGATTTACAGGTACATAAAACATTAGAATATCATctgaatgttaatgtttttcagTAATCTAATTCAAAAAGttaatagattcattacacacaaagtgatgaatttcaagcatttatttctggtaattttgattattattattattacagctgacaaaattcagtttctcagaaaaatagaaaatgacaTAAGACTAAAACAAAACTGGCAGCCTACTGACAAGTGTCCATGTACTGTACTCTATATGCATTCAGTACTTGGTCGGGGCTCCTTTTGCTTAATCACTGTATCactgcagcgtggcatggaggcagcagcctgtggctctgctgaggtgtgaaGGAAACCCAGGTTGTTTCATTAGCGGCCTTCAGCTTGTGTGCATTGTTGGCTCCGGTTCTTCTCAGTCTAGGCAGgaaccaagtcctgctggaaaatgaaatcggGAACCCCATAaagtttgtcagcagaaggaagcctggagtgctctaaaatgtcctggttgATGACTGCGGTGACCAGCAGACGACATTGCTCCTCGAatcatcactgattgtgggaacttcacactggacctcaaagAACTttattctgtgcctctccactcttcctccataCTCAGAAACTTTGATTTCTAATTGAAGTGCAAAATTccctttcatctgaaaagagggtTTGGTCCactttctccttagcccagatGAGAAGCTTTTGACATTGTCTTTAGTCTAGAAATGGCTCAGCACAAGGAACACAACAGTTCAATCTCATGACCCAGGTAGGTCTGTGTGAGGTGGCCCTGACCCCCACCACAATTCACACCTTGGGAATCTTCCCCTAACTCTTATATCCTCTCAAGACTGTGGTTGTCATTGTTGCTTGGTCACTTTTTTTCCTAcaagtttttccttccactcaactttccattattgGACTTGGATACAGCCAGCTTTTTAAGTAACAATATTTTGTGCCTTAATCATTATTAAAAGTAAACACCTGATATATATCAGTTTGTGTGTAATGATTACAAGTTTCTGAATAACATTTctgaaacaaattaacttttctATGATACTCTAATTTACTGAGACATACCTGTACAATGCAGTCCACTCATTTGTTACTTAACACTGACGCTTGTTAGTTTccaggatttgtttttacaacTATCCTCATTCCAGCACATATTTATGTAACATGATACGTTTGTtttcttgtaaaagtgtttgctGTATTTTGCTGGTATAAAttgtttcaaattttacattagaGGCCAAGTTTGCATTGTTCCCCTCCAGTTGTTTACTGCTGTAAGGTTACCTCCACTTTTCTTGATTTCTCTTCTCCAGATGCAAAATGTTTCATTGTCAAACGAGCCGTTTCAGTCTCTCCAAGGACTGGTAGTATTTGTGTTTGAGTCACTCCTAGTAGAACACTATCCTACCTGTGAAcctaaagaaaacatgaaatatgGATGTGAGTCGGGATTTTTGGTCTCCTGGTCAGAGGCTTTCCTAGGAGTGCATCAAACTTCTATgcaacagatttattatttgtGAAGGGAAACAATTTCACTTTCAAAGAAACTATGCAGAATGCAACTTCAAATGTTTAAACTAAATTCAAAATCAAAAGCTCAGCTTCTCAGGCAGTTTAACTCAGTGAGAGGGCTCAGAGCCCAGAGAGTCATCCTGGTCCATAAAGATTAATTTATAAATGCATCACATCGTGTTCTGGGAAGAGAACATTAAATCGGTGTGGATTTTTGGTTGTATTTTTAAGGTTCAGCGCATTGAAGAAACATTCACACTGCCATCCCTTACACGACATTCTCTGCTAAGAGCAAAGGCTTCAGATATCATCTCTCAGCCTATGAATACTGGGTATTCTCAGAGGTTCACGCTTTGAAACTGCTGTGAACCACTTTGTCATGCAGTGATCAGAAAGCTGCTTGCAACAG is from Girardinichthys multiradiatus isolate DD_20200921_A chromosome 4, DD_fGirMul_XY1, whole genome shotgun sequence and encodes:
- the znf821 gene encoding zinc finger protein 821 isoform X2, with translation MSRRKQTNPFKVDWPFHTLGLSGLQHTINMDGRDEFTEEGECCNNNLQEVQGQDSLTESDSDPDNHGEDSSSNTSADDHMTANRAQCRLQGAGVKVESDEGADHSSNFICPLCTLDFSSPERLISHVYQHTSMMSNTKSYMCPVCGRGLSSPGSLGRHLLIHSEDRLSNCAVCGARFTDTNNFNREKLKDVLDTTRMDVTGGRDSCSMSQSLSSSPMSSPGSSTHSCHGLGPSPSSCQGPHPCQAPDPTSNICQTHRSCQGSSHIPNQCQGPRPCHESSPGCGPCSGPGPCTGSDQGPSFSSLPDGLLSEGPSLASIPDALNSSSSALPPIPDILSPMPVYPAGVLLVCNSCVAYQQLMEAQSPMRKWALRRKNEPLEARLQRLERERTAKKNKRACETDEEREIRRLRDREAKRMQRMQETEEQRARRLQRDREAMRLKRANETPEKRQARLVREREAKRIKRRLEKIDPALRTQIEHDPAAMAALTADMSLFQFPCPMPVPSIDNGLFMKLP
- the znf821 gene encoding zinc finger protein 821 isoform X3, which encodes MGPFHTLGLSGLQHTINMDGRDEFTEEGECCNNNLQEVQGQDSLTEESDSDPDNHGEDSSSNTSADDHMTANRAQCRLQGAGVKVESDEGADHSSNFICPLCTLDFSSPERLISHVYQHTSMMSNTKSYMCPVCGRGLSSPGSLGRHLLIHSEDRLSNCAVCGARFTDTNNFNREKLKDVLDTTRMDVTGGRDSCSMSQSLSSSPMSSPGSSTHSCHGLGPSPSSCQGPHPCQAPDPTSNICQTHRSCQGSSHIPNQCQGPRPCHESSPGCGPCSGPGPCTGSDQGPSFSSLPDGLLSEGPSLASIPDALNSSSSALPPIPDILSPMPVYPAGVLLVCNSCVAYQQLMEAQSPMRKWALRRKNEPLEARLQRLERERTAKKNKRACETDEEREIRRLRDREAKRMQRMQETEEQRARRLQRDREAMRLKRANETPEKRQARLVREREAKRIKRRLEKIDPALRTQIEHDPAAMAALTADMSLFQFPCPMPVPSIDNGLFMKLP
- the znf821 gene encoding zinc finger protein 821 isoform X1, producing MSRRKQTNPFKVDWPFHTLGLSGLQHTINMDGRDEFTEEGECCNNNLQEVQGQDSLTEESDSDPDNHGEDSSSNTSADDHMTANRAQCRLQGAGVKVESDEGADHSSNFICPLCTLDFSSPERLISHVYQHTSMMSNTKSYMCPVCGRGLSSPGSLGRHLLIHSEDRLSNCAVCGARFTDTNNFNREKLKDVLDTTRMDVTGGRDSCSMSQSLSSSPMSSPGSSTHSCHGLGPSPSSCQGPHPCQAPDPTSNICQTHRSCQGSSHIPNQCQGPRPCHESSPGCGPCSGPGPCTGSDQGPSFSSLPDGLLSEGPSLASIPDALNSSSSALPPIPDILSPMPVYPAGVLLVCNSCVAYQQLMEAQSPMRKWALRRKNEPLEARLQRLERERTAKKNKRACETDEEREIRRLRDREAKRMQRMQETEEQRARRLQRDREAMRLKRANETPEKRQARLVREREAKRIKRRLEKIDPALRTQIEHDPAAMAALTADMSLFQFPCPMPVPSIDNGLFMKLP
- the znf821 gene encoding zinc finger protein 821 isoform X4 is translated as MTANRAQCRLQGAGVKVESDEGADHSSNFICPLCTLDFSSPERLISHVYQHTSMMSNTKSYMCPVCGRGLSSPGSLGRHLLIHSEDRLSNCAVCGARFTDTNNFNREKLKDVLDTTRMDVTGGRDSCSMSQSLSSSPMSSPGSSTHSCHGLGPSPSSCQGPHPCQAPDPTSNICQTHRSCQGSSHIPNQCQGPRPCHESSPGCGPCSGPGPCTGSDQGPSFSSLPDGLLSEGPSLASIPDALNSSSSALPPIPDILSPMPVYPAGVLLVCNSCVAYQQLMEAQSPMRKWALRRKNEPLEARLQRLERERTAKKNKRACETDEEREIRRLRDREAKRMQRMQETEEQRARRLQRDREAMRLKRANETPEKRQARLVREREAKRIKRRLEKIDPALRTQIEHDPAAMAALTADMSLFQFPCPMPVPSIDNGLFMKLP